One genomic segment of Chelonia mydas isolate rCheMyd1 chromosome 1, rCheMyd1.pri.v2, whole genome shotgun sequence includes these proteins:
- the KCTD4 gene encoding BTB/POZ domain-containing protein KCTD4, producing MERKINRREKEHEEKHINSEGTEESKNCKMPLITLNVGGYLYITQKQTLTKYPDSFLEGVVNGKIVCPFDADGHYFIDRDGLLFRHILNFLRNGELLLPEGFRENQLLAQEADFFQLKMLADAVKSRWEKEQTASRETTFLEITDSHDRSQGLRIFCNAPDFIAKIKSRIVLVSKSRLDGFPEEFSISSNIIQFKYFIKSENGTRLVLKEDNTFVCTLETLKFEAIMMALKCGFRLLTSLDCSKGSIVHSDALHFIK from the coding sequence ATGGAGCGAAAAataaacagaagagaaaaggaaCATGAAGAAAAGCACATCAACTCTGAGGGTACTGAAGAAAGCAAGAACTGTAAAATGCCTCTGATTACTCTCAATGTTGGTGGATACCTGTACAttacacaaaaacaaacactaaCCAAGTACCCAGACTCTTTTCTTGAAGGTGTGGTAAATGGAAAAATCGTCTGTCCATTTGATGCAGATGGCCATTATTTCATAGACAGGGATGGACTCCTTTTCAGGCACATTCTGAACTTCCTACGAAATGGAGAACTTCTTCTACCAGAGGGGTTTCGAGAAAATCAACTTTTGGCACaagaagcagatttttttcagctTAAGATGTTAGCTGATGCAGTGAAATCAAGGTGGGAGAAAGAACAGACAGCATCCAGAGAGACTACTTTCCTGGAAATAACTGATAGCCATGACCGTTCACAAGGTCTTAGAATCTTTTGTAATGCTCCTGATTTCATAGCAAAAATCAAATCTCGCATTGTTCTGGTGTCAAAAAGCAGGCTGGATGGATTTCCAGAGGAGTTTTCAATATCTTCAAATATTATTCAATTCAAATACTTCATAAAGTCAGAAAATGGTACACGACTTGTACTGAAGGAAGACAACACCTTTGTCTGCACCCTGGAAACTCTTAAGTTTGAGGCTATAATGATGGCTTTAAAATGTGGATTTAGACTGCTGACCAGTCTGGATTGTTCCAAAGGGTCAATTGTTCACAGCGATGCACTTCATTTTATCAAGTAA